From Halodesulfovibrio aestuarii DSM 17919 = ATCC 29578, the proteins below share one genomic window:
- a CDS encoding peptide chain release factor 3 — MSKALAREVDKRRTFGIISHPDAGKTTLTEKLLLYGGAIQMAGSVKSRKAARHATSDWMAMEQERGISVTSSVMKFEYKGHEINLLDTPGHQDFSEDTYRVLTAVDSGLLVIDSAKGVEAQTLKLMDVCRLRNTPIVTFINKLDREGLDPLDVMADIEEHLKIECVPLTWPIGMGQEFKGTWNIYKNELHLFSAVHEGKTQEGLVFNDVNDPRLEEYLGEFAVQLRDELELLEGAGNPFDKERYLNGEQTPVFFGSAINNFGVQEMLDAFVELAPAPKSRPTTTRDVSPYETDFSGVVFKIQANMDKNHRDRIAFMRICSGKFTRGMKVKHHRVGKDFTIANATIFMAQDRTGVDEAYAGDIIGIHNHGTIKIGDTFTTKEELKFVGIPSFSPEHFRRVQLKDPMKRKQLQKGLEQLAEEGAVQLFRPISNSDYILGAVGILQFDVIVHRLKEEYSVNALYEPCMITTARWISSEDEKVLADFKDYYRSDLAVDAEGCLAYLAPNPWKLESAQERYPKVVFSTTREIR, encoded by the coding sequence ATGAGTAAAGCTTTAGCACGTGAAGTTGATAAACGCCGTACGTTCGGCATCATCAGTCACCCGGATGCCGGTAAAACCACCCTGACAGAAAAATTGTTGCTGTACGGTGGTGCAATTCAGATGGCGGGATCAGTAAAATCCCGTAAAGCGGCACGTCACGCTACTTCTGACTGGATGGCTATGGAGCAGGAGCGTGGTATTTCTGTTACTTCCTCTGTTATGAAGTTTGAATACAAAGGGCACGAAATTAACCTGCTTGATACACCGGGGCACCAGGATTTTTCTGAAGATACCTACCGTGTGCTCACCGCGGTTGATTCCGGTCTGCTTGTTATCGACTCTGCAAAGGGTGTAGAAGCGCAGACGCTGAAACTCATGGACGTTTGTCGTCTGCGAAATACTCCTATTGTGACCTTCATTAACAAGCTCGACAGGGAAGGTCTTGATCCTCTGGATGTTATGGCTGACATTGAAGAACATTTGAAGATTGAATGTGTGCCGCTTACTTGGCCTATAGGTATGGGGCAAGAATTTAAAGGCACATGGAATATATACAAGAACGAATTGCATCTGTTTAGTGCTGTGCACGAAGGTAAGACTCAGGAAGGCCTTGTTTTTAACGATGTAAACGATCCTCGTCTTGAAGAGTATCTTGGTGAATTTGCAGTACAGTTACGTGACGAGTTGGAATTGCTTGAAGGTGCGGGTAACCCGTTTGATAAAGAACGTTACCTTAACGGTGAGCAGACTCCGGTATTCTTCGGTTCCGCGATCAATAATTTTGGTGTGCAGGAAATGCTGGATGCCTTTGTTGAGCTTGCTCCGGCTCCGAAAAGTCGTCCTACAACAACTCGCGACGTTTCTCCGTACGAAACAGATTTTTCCGGTGTTGTTTTTAAGATTCAAGCAAACATGGATAAAAACCACCGTGACCGTATTGCCTTTATGCGCATTTGTTCCGGTAAGTTTACCCGTGGCATGAAAGTAAAACATCATCGTGTTGGTAAAGATTTTACTATTGCGAATGCGACTATTTTTATGGCGCAGGACAGAACCGGCGTTGATGAAGCTTACGCTGGCGACATCATCGGTATTCACAACCATGGTACTATTAAGATCGGTGATACTTTTACCACCAAAGAAGAATTAAAATTTGTGGGTATTCCGAGCTTTTCACCGGAGCATTTTCGTCGCGTACAGCTTAAGGATCCAATGAAGCGTAAGCAATTGCAGAAAGGTCTTGAGCAGCTTGCAGAAGAAGGTGCAGTTCAGCTGTTCCGTCCTATTTCTAATAGCGACTATATCCTTGGTGCAGTCGGTATTTTGCAGTTTGATGTAATCGTGCATCGTCTGAAAGAAGAGTATAGTGTAAATGCCCTCTACGAACCCTGCATGATTACAACTGCCCGCTGGATCAGCAGCGAAGATGAAAAAGTTTTGGCAG
- a CDS encoding M15 family metallopeptidase, with the protein MNRRSFLQQICIASMMAIPCNTLAAELIEKKPQEQHGQFDVHVKDYISKMSHFDSAHPDDIVLKGEDLTLLKECTARLTRVMRTVGYGNFNLVSIDQAFTYGKRYSRIGAFTNQEKAFLEKIFYYDAHLLGFYGDKPITVFTQTINRSKVIKIRNSGHYLFKEHPYGVWKEIKSALSSDVILTSGVRGIVKQFHLFLMKANSNGGNLSLASRSLAPPGYSFHGIGDFDVGQRRYGKSNFTSRFTETHVFSKLNELGYLTLRYPRGNLLGVRYEPWHVKVNS; encoded by the coding sequence ATGAACAGGCGATCCTTTTTACAACAGATTTGTATTGCATCTATGATGGCAATACCATGCAATACTCTTGCTGCAGAGTTAATTGAGAAAAAGCCTCAAGAACAGCATGGGCAGTTTGATGTACATGTGAAAGACTATATTTCAAAGATGAGTCATTTTGATTCAGCACATCCAGATGATATTGTGTTGAAAGGTGAAGATTTAACACTGCTTAAAGAATGTACTGCAAGGCTTACTCGTGTAATGCGTACTGTTGGATACGGAAATTTTAATCTTGTCAGTATCGATCAAGCCTTTACATATGGGAAAAGATATTCCCGTATTGGAGCATTTACTAATCAGGAAAAAGCCTTTCTTGAAAAAATATTTTACTACGATGCCCATTTATTAGGGTTTTACGGTGATAAACCCATTACTGTATTTACGCAGACTATAAACCGCAGCAAAGTTATTAAAATTCGCAACAGTGGACACTATCTTTTTAAGGAACATCCATATGGAGTGTGGAAAGAAATAAAAAGTGCTCTTTCTTCTGATGTGATTTTGACATCCGGCGTTCGTGGAATAGTGAAACAGTTCCACCTTTTTCTTATGAAGGCGAACAGTAACGGGGGAAACTTGTCTCTTGCTTCACGGTCACTAGCTCCTCCGGGTTACTCTTTTCACGGTATTGGTGATTTTGATGTTGGGCAGAGGCGGTACGGAAAATCCAATTTTACTTCCCGTTTTACTGAGACACATGTGTTCAGCAAGTTGAATGAACTTGGCTACCTGACACTACGATATCCCAGAGGCAATTTGCTGGGAGTACGGTATGAACCTTGGCATGTTAAGGTGAACTCATAA
- the dnaX gene encoding DNA polymerase III subunit gamma/tau: MSTAALTTAYRPQRFADVAGQETVKSVLSRAAKEDKVAPAYLFSGTRGVGKTTIARIFAKALNCKNAPTNEPCNECEHCKKITQGMHVDVVEIDGASNRGIDDARRLRESIGYAAMEGRYKVFIIDEAHMLTRDAFNALLKTLEEPPKGVTFILATTESHKFPITIISRCQHYTFKMLTEQELVDHLTKILELEKCEYDPVAVRLIARRAAGSVRDSMSLLGQVLALGNDRLEVADVRSILGLAGQELFFSVMDAMKNQDVIALSQVIRDILEQGVDIGFFLRELGNTWRNLFMLKQAGEQALPLLNLPAAEAQQWLELAPQFALSHVHACWQLTLEGQRRVLTSLEPAMALELLLLNLAFLPKLISTESLSRGTGAPQQPTGQRPASQQNTPEAAPQRQEAPQQQASYQPQQSAPQQASQSQPPHRQQTQRQTPPHRQEPPHRQQQQRSPIQNSMPPSMPPMDAPPMELPPELGGTNNSMSAPPPDIPPSGGGDASSNNQPSDLTRWSEFLESCQKQDETGGKSLQYLAQATGKRFGDTLQITAAGRTQYDMLNSTDTIALLTHRAREWYGTATVTLKEPETEARSYHELKEEIESDPAARLLKEELGAELLTFKHKDDPSRK, from the coding sequence ATGAGTACAGCAGCATTAACCACAGCCTACAGACCCCAACGCTTTGCCGACGTTGCAGGGCAGGAAACAGTAAAATCTGTTCTTTCCCGTGCAGCCAAAGAAGACAAAGTGGCTCCAGCCTATCTTTTCAGTGGCACCCGCGGTGTCGGTAAAACAACCATTGCCCGTATTTTTGCAAAAGCGCTTAACTGTAAGAATGCTCCTACAAACGAGCCATGCAATGAATGCGAACACTGCAAAAAAATTACACAGGGCATGCATGTAGATGTGGTGGAGATTGACGGTGCTTCCAACCGAGGAATCGATGATGCGCGCAGACTGCGTGAATCCATCGGCTATGCCGCAATGGAAGGTCGCTATAAAGTCTTCATTATCGATGAAGCACACATGCTCACCCGTGACGCGTTCAACGCGCTGCTCAAAACACTTGAGGAGCCACCTAAAGGCGTTACGTTTATACTTGCAACCACAGAGTCGCATAAATTCCCTATTACTATCATCAGCCGCTGCCAGCACTACACGTTCAAAATGCTTACAGAGCAGGAACTCGTAGATCATCTGACAAAAATTCTTGAACTGGAAAAATGTGAATACGACCCTGTTGCAGTACGTCTTATTGCACGCCGTGCTGCCGGATCAGTTCGAGACTCTATGTCTCTACTCGGACAAGTTCTGGCTTTAGGGAATGATCGTCTTGAAGTTGCGGATGTTCGCTCTATCCTTGGTCTTGCAGGACAGGAACTGTTTTTCAGCGTTATGGACGCCATGAAAAATCAGGATGTTATCGCTCTTTCTCAGGTAATTCGCGATATTCTGGAACAAGGTGTTGATATCGGCTTCTTCCTTCGCGAGCTTGGCAATACATGGCGTAACCTGTTCATGCTTAAACAGGCTGGTGAACAGGCATTGCCACTATTAAATCTTCCTGCTGCAGAAGCACAACAATGGTTGGAATTAGCACCGCAGTTTGCCTTATCACACGTACATGCCTGCTGGCAGTTGACTCTTGAAGGCCAGCGCCGCGTGCTCACAAGTTTAGAACCAGCAATGGCTCTTGAACTGCTGTTACTGAACCTTGCGTTTCTGCCGAAACTTATTTCTACAGAATCTCTGTCCCGTGGAACCGGTGCTCCACAGCAACCAACAGGACAGCGTCCTGCTTCTCAACAAAACACGCCAGAGGCTGCGCCACAAAGGCAAGAGGCACCTCAACAGCAGGCTTCATATCAGCCTCAGCAAAGCGCTCCACAACAAGCCTCTCAGTCTCAGCCTCCACACAGGCAGCAGACACAGCGTCAAACACCACCTCATAGGCAGGAACCGCCGCATAGACAACAGCAACAGCGCTCTCCTATACAGAACAGCATGCCTCCATCTATGCCTCCGATGGACGCTCCGCCTATGGAGTTGCCACCAGAATTGGGCGGAACCAACAATAGTATGAGCGCACCACCTCCGGATATCCCACCGTCCGGTGGGGGAGATGCATCAAGTAATAATCAGCCGTCCGATCTTACCCGTTGGAGCGAATTTTTAGAGTCCTGTCAAAAGCAGGACGAGACGGGCGGCAAAAGTTTACAATACCTCGCTCAGGCTACTGGTAAACGTTTTGGCGACACCTTGCAGATTACTGCTGCAGGGCGCACGCAGTATGACATGCTGAATAGTACAGACACAATCGCACTGCTCACCCACCGTGCCAGAGAATGGTACGGTACAGCTACTGTAACGTTGAAGGAACCTGAAACAGAGGCCCGCAGTTACCACGAATTGAAAGAAGAAATTGAATCGGATCCGGCAGCACGGCTTCTCAAAGAAGAGTTGGGAGCAGAGCTACTGACGTTTAAACATAAAGACGATCCAAGCCGGAAATAG
- a CDS encoding dihydroorotate dehydrogenase — protein sequence MTMNVTLPGSNGLQFKNPILTASGTFGYGVEFAPYGDLKTLGGIVVKGLSLEPRAGNPMPRIAETPCGMLNAVGLQNSGVEIFITEKLPKLPTDELPVIANIYACDPGEFAELTAVLAAEDGIAAIEVNISCPNVREGGILFGQDAQQAARVTEAVKKAAGDKPVIIKLSPNVTDITTIAKSVEGAGADIISCINTLSGMGVDIRTRKPLIANVIGGLSGPAIKPVALRCTHQVCKAVSIPVIGMGGIASAEDVLEFILVGAHAVQVGTANFLRPDFSFRLVNQLEQLMEEMNITDLEEFRGSLKV from the coding sequence ATGACTATGAATGTAACGCTTCCCGGCTCTAACGGTTTACAGTTTAAAAACCCTATTCTCACTGCATCCGGTACGTTCGGGTACGGTGTAGAGTTTGCTCCGTACGGTGATCTTAAAACACTGGGTGGTATCGTAGTAAAAGGGCTTTCCCTTGAGCCGCGTGCAGGTAATCCGATGCCGCGTATTGCAGAAACTCCATGCGGTATGCTCAATGCCGTTGGCCTGCAAAACTCCGGTGTAGAGATTTTTATCACCGAAAAATTGCCAAAGCTTCCAACTGATGAATTGCCAGTTATTGCCAATATCTATGCATGTGATCCTGGTGAGTTTGCTGAACTTACTGCAGTTCTCGCAGCAGAAGATGGTATTGCAGCTATTGAAGTGAATATTTCGTGCCCTAACGTGCGTGAAGGCGGAATTCTTTTTGGTCAGGATGCGCAGCAGGCTGCACGTGTTACAGAGGCTGTAAAAAAAGCTGCGGGCGACAAGCCGGTTATCATTAAATTGAGCCCGAATGTTACTGATATCACCACCATTGCCAAATCTGTAGAAGGTGCCGGTGCAGATATTATTTCCTGCATTAACACTCTTTCCGGTATGGGCGTTGATATCCGTACCCGTAAACCGCTTATCGCAAACGTAATCGGCGGTCTTTCTGGGCCTGCAATCAAGCCTGTGGCGTTGCGCTGTACCCACCAGGTCTGCAAGGCCGTTTCAATTCCGGTAATTGGTATGGGTGGCATTGCATCAGCAGAAGATGTTCTCGAATTTATTCTTGTAGGAGCGCATGCCGTACAAGTAGGTACTGCGAATTTCCTGCGTCCAGATTTCTCGTTTCGTCTTGTAAATCAGCTTGAACAGCTGATGGAAGAGATGAACATCACTGATCTGGAAGAATTCAGAGGGTCTCTGAAGGTATAG
- a CDS encoding peptidase U32 family protein: MQNKPEILAPAGDKNAFLAAIAAGADAVYLGLKHFSARMAADNFSSTELSKMVELAHKEDRKVYVAMNTLVKPGDPDSAARLIGRLQRDVGPDALIVQDLGMVEVAKQVGFKGELHLSTLANVTHPAAFKVAQELGVDRIILPRELNIDEVRQCSDACPEDMTLEMFVHGALCYCVSGRCYWSSYMGGKSGLRGRCVQPCRRVYQQKARKGRFFSCQDLSLDVLAKTLLPIENLKSWKIEGRKKGPHYVYYVTTAYKLLRDNPDDPKARKQAEQILEQALGRPSTHSTFLPQKRRSPVNPAEQTSSGRLVGKITVEPPAKAKKGERTYPKYFFKPRFELLKSDFLRIGYEDEQWHFTDRVPHPVPKNGTFVLRAPAGKRPKSGTPVFLIDRREHEMIKILKEWDGKLSRCKGKKSEAIEASLTYPAQGKRPRAVTILMRDHLPHGKQGKAGKFTDTANGIWLGERSLKTVGRTLFGRMSWWLPPVIWPNEENKWRSMIKQALRQGARHFVLGSPWQATFFEDARNIDLIAGPFCNPSNPAAIAALKKMGFKGAIISPELSQEDIMELPKQSCLPLGIVLYGYWPMGISRFPLEGVKPNEPFYSPKGECFWLRRYGQNSWIYPGWPMDIEKNKQQLLQAGYTMFVKLMEKPPAAVPEAKRTSPFNWDLTLL, encoded by the coding sequence ATGCAAAATAAACCTGAAATTTTGGCACCTGCCGGTGATAAAAACGCGTTTCTCGCAGCTATAGCTGCGGGTGCTGACGCGGTATACCTTGGCTTGAAACATTTTTCCGCCCGTATGGCGGCGGACAACTTTTCCTCTACCGAACTCTCTAAAATGGTTGAGCTTGCCCACAAAGAAGATCGAAAAGTCTATGTGGCAATGAACACCCTTGTTAAGCCGGGTGATCCTGACTCCGCGGCCCGCCTCATTGGCAGGCTCCAGCGTGATGTAGGGCCGGACGCACTCATCGTGCAGGATTTAGGCATGGTTGAAGTAGCAAAACAGGTTGGATTTAAAGGTGAGTTACATCTTTCCACACTGGCAAACGTTACCCACCCGGCAGCATTTAAAGTTGCACAGGAACTGGGTGTAGACCGCATTATTCTTCCACGAGAATTAAACATTGATGAAGTACGTCAGTGCAGTGATGCATGCCCTGAGGATATGACTCTCGAGATGTTCGTGCACGGTGCTCTTTGCTACTGTGTTTCCGGTCGTTGCTACTGGTCCAGCTACATGGGCGGTAAATCCGGCCTTCGCGGCCGTTGTGTTCAACCTTGCCGCCGAGTTTACCAGCAAAAAGCCCGCAAGGGTCGTTTCTTCTCTTGTCAGGATTTGTCTCTGGACGTTCTTGCCAAGACATTGCTTCCTATTGAAAACCTCAAGTCATGGAAGATTGAAGGCCGTAAAAAAGGCCCTCATTACGTATACTACGTAACCACTGCATACAAGCTCCTTCGCGATAATCCGGACGATCCGAAGGCTCGCAAACAGGCAGAGCAAATTCTGGAACAGGCGCTTGGTCGTCCTTCCACTCACAGCACTTTCCTGCCTCAGAAGCGTCGTTCTCCTGTTAATCCGGCAGAACAGACAAGCTCCGGCCGCCTTGTCGGTAAAATTACCGTTGAGCCGCCTGCAAAGGCAAAGAAAGGCGAACGCACCTATCCAAAATATTTCTTTAAACCTCGTTTTGAACTACTCAAATCCGACTTTTTACGTATCGGGTACGAAGACGAGCAGTGGCACTTTACTGACCGCGTTCCGCATCCGGTACCGAAGAACGGCACCTTTGTTCTGCGCGCACCGGCCGGTAAACGTCCTAAAAGCGGCACCCCTGTTTTCTTAATCGACCGCCGCGAACATGAAATGATCAAAATCCTGAAAGAATGGGATGGCAAACTCTCCCGCTGTAAAGGTAAAAAAAGCGAAGCTATTGAAGCATCGCTGACATACCCGGCACAGGGGAAACGCCCACGCGCAGTGACTATTCTCATGCGCGACCACCTTCCGCACGGCAAACAGGGTAAAGCAGGCAAATTCACTGATACAGCGAACGGCATCTGGCTCGGCGAACGTTCGTTGAAAACTGTCGGGCGCACTCTCTTCGGCCGTATGTCATGGTGGCTGCCACCTGTAATCTGGCCTAATGAAGAAAATAAATGGCGCTCCATGATCAAACAGGCACTGCGTCAAGGTGCTCGTCACTTTGTACTCGGTTCCCCATGGCAGGCGACCTTCTTTGAAGACGCACGCAACATTGATCTTATCGCAGGCCCGTTCTGTAACCCGTCCAACCCTGCGGCAATTGCTGCATTGAAAAAAATGGGTTTTAAAGGCGCTATCATTTCGCCTGAGCTTTCTCAGGAGGATATTATGGAACTACCGAAGCAGAGCTGTCTGCCGCTTGGTATTGTTCTTTACGGCTACTGGCCAATGGGTATCTCTCGATTCCCGTTGGAAGGTGTTAAGCCTAATGAACCGTTCTATTCTCCAAAAGGCGAGTGCTTCTGGCTACGTCGCTACGGCCAGAACTCCTGGATTTACCCGGGTTGGCCTATGGATATTGAAAAGAACAAGCAGCAGCTTTTGCAGGCAGGTTACACTATGTTTGTCAAACTCATGGAAAAGCCACCGGCAGCAGTGCCTGAAGCAAAACGTACATCCCCGTTCAACTGGGATCTTACGTTGCTATAA
- a CDS encoding dihydroorotate dehydrogenase electron transfer subunit: protein MHQEQCTTLTVLDNVPFGTVSGENLFFALRIERPEWADWQPGQFVMLRPVGWALDMIWARPFSICRVSKRDLVIFFQVVGRGTKRLAELKAGDKVVVWGPLGTPFVMEEKTPTLLLAGGIGIAPLIAYAQKHPQPWNLHMEFGHRMPLNCYPFESINERITAASHYERGPDDLAHFLDLVETSVKEYAESDGLVLACGPTPFLKAVQTFAATHNARCQLSLENRMACGVGACLGCVTRTTDKMTAKGVAAGRAQACEHGPVFWADQIILDEE from the coding sequence ATGCATCAGGAACAATGCACTACACTTACAGTCCTTGATAATGTTCCCTTTGGAACAGTATCCGGCGAAAATCTCTTTTTCGCCCTGCGCATTGAGCGCCCGGAATGGGCAGACTGGCAGCCAGGCCAGTTTGTGATGCTTCGCCCGGTAGGGTGGGCGCTTGATATGATCTGGGCGCGCCCCTTTTCTATTTGTCGTGTAAGCAAACGCGACCTCGTAATTTTTTTTCAGGTTGTAGGGCGTGGTACTAAGCGTCTTGCAGAGTTGAAAGCAGGCGATAAAGTTGTGGTATGGGGACCGCTGGGTACCCCGTTTGTTATGGAAGAGAAGACGCCTACATTACTGCTTGCAGGCGGTATCGGCATAGCGCCGCTTATTGCCTACGCACAAAAGCATCCGCAACCATGGAACCTGCATATGGAGTTCGGGCATAGAATGCCCCTGAACTGCTATCCGTTCGAGTCAATCAATGAGCGGATTACAGCAGCAAGTCACTATGAGCGCGGCCCTGACGATTTAGCTCATTTTCTTGATTTGGTTGAAACAAGCGTGAAGGAATACGCAGAAAGCGACGGCCTTGTGCTTGCCTGCGGCCCTACTCCGTTTCTTAAAGCGGTGCAGACTTTTGCAGCAACGCATAATGCGCGTTGTCAGCTTTCTCTTGAAAACCGAATGGCATGCGGCGTTGGCGCATGTTTGGGTTGTGTAACCAGAACTACGGATAAAATGACTGCCAAAGGAGTTGCAGCCGGTCGCGCACAGGCTTGTGAGCACGGTCCTGTATTCTGGGCAGATCAAATTATTCTGGACGAAGAGTAA
- the phrB gene encoding deoxyribodipyrimidine photo-lyase, protein MQTERIYFMRKSPTRTHAQCVIYWMRCEHRAQDNWGLLYALHTANNNKLPLLVLFCLAGSTPHSSYRQKKFLYDGIKETQAALEAIGIPFINSNAQTPTELASVITTFAPSMLVTDHSSLKPQKSWLQFIKKHTECAIAEVDGRNIVPVRYVSDKQEYAARTIRPKIHRLLDQFLSPFPQLTAPQTAWNGDKLSEPLSPPLEIKNSPFSILPFKSGEKAALAVLDHFVNKKIHQYLHRNDPTKNALSNLSPYLHFGMLSAQHAVLKILEYPQIPAEAKEVFLEELVVRRELADNFCFYNPQYDSVKCFPKWAQNTLEKHLSDPREYLYSLHELEHGKTHDPLWNAAQQELVYQGKMHGYMRMYWAKKILEWTASPEEAMQHAIYLNDTYSLDGVDSNGYTGIAWSIGGVHDRPWRERPIFGTVRYMNYNGAKRKFNVDEYIEKIKLAIEQHLE, encoded by the coding sequence ATGCAGACAGAACGAATATATTTTATGCGAAAGTCTCCAACACGGACTCACGCACAATGTGTTATTTATTGGATGCGTTGCGAACATAGGGCACAAGATAACTGGGGGTTACTTTACGCTCTGCATACAGCAAATAATAACAAGCTGCCCCTGCTCGTTCTTTTTTGCCTTGCCGGTTCCACGCCGCACTCTTCCTACAGGCAAAAGAAGTTTCTCTATGACGGAATTAAAGAAACACAAGCAGCGCTTGAAGCTATAGGGATTCCGTTCATCAACTCCAATGCGCAAACTCCCACCGAGTTAGCAAGCGTGATAACTACTTTTGCCCCCAGCATGCTTGTGACAGATCACTCATCTCTTAAGCCACAGAAGTCATGGTTACAATTCATTAAAAAACATACGGAATGCGCAATTGCCGAAGTAGATGGAAGAAATATAGTCCCCGTACGGTATGTTTCAGATAAACAGGAATACGCAGCCCGGACAATCCGCCCTAAGATTCACCGATTGCTTGACCAGTTTCTGTCTCCATTCCCGCAGCTCACTGCACCCCAAACGGCATGGAACGGTGATAAGCTCTCGGAACCACTTTCTCCACCACTGGAAATAAAAAATAGTCCTTTTTCCATACTGCCTTTTAAATCAGGCGAAAAAGCGGCTTTAGCTGTACTCGACCATTTTGTGAACAAGAAAATCCATCAGTATCTACACAGAAATGATCCCACAAAAAACGCCCTCTCCAATCTTTCCCCATACCTGCACTTTGGAATGCTTTCCGCCCAACATGCTGTACTGAAGATCCTTGAGTATCCTCAAATTCCCGCTGAGGCAAAAGAGGTTTTTCTGGAAGAGTTAGTCGTTCGTCGAGAACTTGCAGATAACTTTTGCTTCTACAACCCACAGTATGATTCAGTAAAATGTTTTCCTAAATGGGCACAAAACACTCTGGAAAAGCACCTCTCCGACCCGCGGGAGTATCTTTATTCACTTCATGAATTAGAACATGGTAAAACACATGACCCTCTATGGAACGCAGCGCAGCAGGAGCTTGTATATCAAGGAAAAATGCACGGTTACATGCGCATGTATTGGGCAAAAAAAATTCTGGAATGGACAGCTTCACCCGAAGAAGCCATGCAGCACGCTATCTATCTTAATGACACCTACTCGCTCGACGGTGTCGATTCTAATGGATATACCGGCATTGCATGGTCAATCGGCGGAGTACACGACAGACCGTGGCGGGAACGACCTATATTCGGCACGGTGCGGTACATGAACTATAATGGTGCCAAACGTAAGTTTAACGTCGACGAGTACATAGAAAAAATCAAACTCGCTATTGAACAGCACCTTGAATAA
- a CDS encoding M14 family metallopeptidase, whose protein sequence is MRLLLSFILVVMTAVPAFAHNPLDFSLHKLGNDPDGPTILVVGGIQGDEPGGFSAAGMLVTHYKITKGNVWVVPNLNFLSIIKSARGPFGDMNRKFAALDKNDPDYTAVQRIKEIIRNDQVDMILNLHDGSGFYHPQYIDELHNPGYWGQCVIIDQKAIEHPLYGRLSDMAEIAVRKVNAELLQGSDAFHLKNTRTREGDHEMEKTLTYYAIKHGKPAFGIEASKSFMTPTRTYYHLSVLESFLKQVGVEFSRDFDLSPRSIKQAMFSQVKLALYGGKLQLDLDNVRKYLQYIPMNKDLASKFEVSKPLLTMVDAPNGYKVYYGNRNLTNLSPQFFEFDDSLSSLRINVDGHTRDVAMGTIIDVDSHFCINSMDGYRVNIIGFVGRNNGAESGMLVRRKDLISRFSLDKNGRVYRVEAYRGEKFSGMVLVRFSENNALAVR, encoded by the coding sequence ATGCGATTGTTACTATCTTTCATACTTGTTGTCATGACCGCAGTTCCTGCGTTTGCGCATAACCCGCTGGATTTTTCGTTACATAAACTTGGAAACGATCCTGACGGCCCTACCATTCTTGTTGTTGGTGGTATTCAGGGTGACGAACCTGGTGGATTCAGCGCTGCCGGCATGCTTGTAACCCATTACAAGATTACTAAGGGTAATGTATGGGTTGTTCCTAATTTGAATTTTTTAAGTATTATCAAGAGCGCGCGTGGACCATTCGGTGATATGAACCGCAAGTTTGCGGCGTTGGATAAGAATGACCCTGATTATACTGCTGTGCAGCGGATAAAAGAAATTATCCGTAATGATCAGGTTGATATGATTCTCAACTTGCACGACGGTAGCGGCTTCTATCATCCTCAATATATCGATGAACTTCATAACCCCGGTTATTGGGGACAGTGCGTTATTATCGACCAAAAAGCTATTGAGCATCCGTTGTATGGCAGACTAAGCGACATGGCAGAAATTGCTGTTCGAAAAGTGAACGCAGAGTTACTCCAAGGGAGCGATGCCTTTCATTTGAAGAACACCCGCACACGTGAGGGGGATCATGAAATGGAAAAAACGTTGACTTACTATGCTATTAAGCACGGTAAGCCAGCGTTCGGTATTGAAGCTAGCAAATCATTCATGACGCCGACCCGTACATACTATCATCTTTCGGTACTTGAATCCTTTCTGAAGCAGGTTGGTGTCGAGTTCTCTCGAGACTTTGACCTGAGTCCTCGTTCAATAAAACAGGCTATGTTTAGTCAGGTTAAACTTGCCCTGTATGGTGGTAAACTCCAGCTTGATCTGGATAATGTCCGTAAGTACTTGCAATATATCCCTATGAATAAGGATCTTGCCAGCAAGTTTGAAGTTTCTAAGCCGTTACTGACTATGGTTGATGCTCCGAACGGGTATAAGGTCTATTACGGAAACAGAAATCTGACGAATTTATCTCCTCAATTTTTTGAATTTGATGATAGCCTCTCATCATTACGAATAAATGTTGATGGACATACTCGAGACGTTGCCATGGGAACCATCATTGATGTAGACAGCCATTTTTGTATTAATTCTATGGATGGCTATCGGGTTAACATTATCGGGTTCGTAGGGCGAAACAACGGTGCGGAATCAGGTATGTTAGTACGGAGAAAAGACCTTATCTCACGTTTTTCTCTTGATAAAAACGGACGCGTATACCGGGTAGAAGCATATCGGGGGGAAAAATTCTCCGGCATGGTGCTTGTCCGGTTCAGTGAAAATAACGCGTTGGCTGTTCGTTAA